A segment of the Candidatus Neomarinimicrobiota bacterium genome:
AAGTCAAACTCTCCCGCTCCTAACAGAGCCGCCATGATAACGTCGCGCCCCCTCTTCAGACCGCCGTCCACCCGCAGGACGGTGCGGTAGCGCAACCCATTCGACATGAGAGTCTGGTGCGTCTCCGCCAGACCGAGCTCCCACGGAAGGCCAGTATGTTTGATAGACCCGAGGGGACTTGCTCCCGTCCCTCCATCCCCGCCCGAGATGAGGACTACGTCCGCCCCGGCCTTCACCACGCCGGACGCCACAATGCCGACGCCCGGCTGCGAGACTAATTTAACAGAAACTTTGCCCTGTGGATTCGCCTGCTTCAAATCGTAGATGAGTTGAGCAATGTCTTCAATGCTGTAGATGTCGTGGTGCGGCGGTGGCGAGATGAGCGGTACACCGGGTGTGGAAGAACGAGCGCCCGCTATCTGCACCGTCACTTTGTGACCGGGGAGTTGCCCCCCCTCTCCCGGCTTGGAGCCTTGAGCCATCTTGATTTGAAGCTCCTTGCCCGCACGGATATAATCGATTGTAACGCCGAAGCGGCCGCTGGCCACCTGCTTCACGTAGCAGTTAGCATCTCTGTCCGGACTGCCATGTGCATAACGGTCTGGCGCCTCGCCGCCCTCGCCGGTGTTACTCCGTCCACCAGTGAGATGCATCCCCTTTGCCAGCGTGCGATGGGCCTCATCTGAGATGGCACCAAACGAAATGGCGCTGGCGCCGAACCGCTTGCAGATCTCAGAGACCTCTTCCACCTGAGCTAACGGAACAGCCTCACCTTTTCTGATTTCTAAAAGATCCCTCAGATAGACGGGCTCTCTGGCGACCGTGCCGTTCGTCCGGTCTCCCGCAGCTAACTTATGTATCAGCTTGAAATGTGCCGGAGCGAAGCCGTGTTCTTCCCCTCCTTTACGGTAACGGAAGAAGCCTTTCCCCTCCAGCCGGGGATCATCACCGGCAAAGGCAAAACTGTTCCTTTCAACAAGCCGCTGTTTGATCTGCGGCAGATCGATCCCCCCCGTATCGCATCCGATAGAAGGGAAATAACTGTTAAGAAAACGCTGCGATAGCCCGATACCGTGAAAGAGCATACTGCCGTGATAACTGCTGATGGTAGAAATGCCCATCTTCGACATAATCTTGAGCAAGCCCTTTTCCAGAGCATAGCGGTAGTTGCTCATCATCTTCGGCCAATCAGCAGAAGCAAAGTGCTCCCGGATCAACTCATAGGCCATGTAGGGGTAAACGGCGCTGGCGCCAAAACCGATGAGGCATGCTACGTGATGATCCTCCACCACATCCCCCGTGAGACAGACAAGGGAGACTTTACTCCTGATTTTTTTATCAATAAGGTGGTGATGGATCGTTGACACCATAAGAGCCATGGGAATGGGAAGCAGGTCGCGGCGGATATGTTCGTCACTTAAGAAAATAATTTTACTGCCGCTGAGAACGGCCTCCTCGCTGGTGTTTTTCATCTTTTCAAGATAGTCCTCGAAATCACCATCGAGGGGCAGATGACACAGCATTCTTGTGTAGGGAAACCACGAGATATTTTCCATCAGTATGCGCGTCTCCCGCGGAGAGAGGACGGGGCTTTTGATGCGGATGGCGCCGTTGAAGCGCGGTCGCTTCGCCAGCAGATTCTCCTCACTGCCCATATACTTGAACAGGCTCATGACAAATCTCTCCCGGATGGAATCGATAGGTGGATTCGTCACCTGAGCAAAGCTCTGCTTGAAATAGTCGTAGAAACGGTGATCGTGTTTCGAGAGGAGCGCCGGAGGCGTGTCATCACCCATGGAGCCGATGGGCTCCCTTCCGGTCTCTGCCATAGGAATGAGAAAGCGGCTCAGATCTTCCCTGTTCCATCCCAAGGCGAAGCGTAATCGCTGATCAAAACCGTCTTGTGGGAGGGCAAATTCTCCAAACTCCTCCTCATCGTCCTTCCGTCTGACAACCTTGAAGTTATTTTCCAAGAGAGAAGAATAGGGAGCCGCTTCGGAAACTTCCCTCTTGATCTGTTCGTCTTCCAGAATTCCACTGCCGTCCAGCGCCACGGCAAAGATTTCACCAGAGGTCATGTGGTGGTGGAGGATGAGGTTGTCAGTTTCCACATCGACAACTCCCGCTTCGGAAGCCATGATGACAAGCCCATCTTTCGTTAAGGTATAACGCAGCGGCCTGAGACCGTTACGGTCAAGCTTGGCCCCCACATAGTCGCCATCGGTGAAGACCAGGGCCGCCGGACCGTCCCACGGCTCCACAAGGTTTTCGTGATAGATGTAAAAGTCCTTCAGGGCACGGGACATATTGGGACTGTCCAGATAAGGTTCTGGAACCAACATCATCAGGTTGTGAAAGAGGGTCCGCCCGCTGTAACACAAGAATTCTAGCGTATTATCCAGACTGCAGGAATCGCTGCCTTCATGGGCAATGATCGGTTTCAATGTTTCAAGATCATCCCCCCAGTAGGCAGACGTCATCTCCCCTTCCCGCGCCTGCATCCAGAGGCGATTTCCCTTGATGGTGTTGATTTCACCGTTGTGCGCAGTGAATCTGAACGGCTGAGCCATGGCCCAGGTGGAGATGGTGTTGGTGGAGAACCGCTCATGGAAGAGGGCGACCTTGGCCACGTAGTCAGGCTCAATCAAATCGAGATAAAAATGATCAATCTGCGATGACGTCATTAATCCCTTATAGACAATCGTCTTTGATGAGATGGAGCAGATAAAGCTTTGCGCTCTTTTCCTCGTCAGCTCTTTTTCAATCGCCTTGCGCAAGAGGTATAATCCCGCCTCCACAGAGCGCGCTCCATCTTCAGGACAGGCAAACAAAAACTGGAAAATAGCGGGGCAGGAAGACTTAGCCGTTTCTCCTAATGCGTCCCGATTGGTCGGTACTTCGCGCTTGCTGATGTATCTCATCTTATACTGAGTCGTCATTGATTGGAACATCTTTTCCACCAGTACAACCTCGGTCCGGGCGGCAAACACCATTGCCACAGCCAGCGCTTCATCCTCTGCCAGAGAGTTGCCGAAGTCTTGCGTTACAATCCTGGAGAAGAAGTCTTGAGGAATGTCCGTGAGGATGCCGGCACCGTCTCCCGTCCTTTTGTCCGCACCCGTGGCACCGCGGTGAGCCAGTCTCTTGAGGGCGCTGATAGCCAATGTCACCACGCGCCGGCTCGGCTCTCCGGACACTTCCGCAATAAATCCGGTGCCGCACGCATCGTGGAATGCAGACACATCTACCAGTGGATATTTTGAAGAATCCATCACGACTCTAGGAACCTGTTTTGTTCGGGAACTGTACTAAACCGCCCCGCAAAGGGGTTTAGACTTTACCTCACGACAGAAGATAATATAAGTGGTGAACCGTCGAAAAGGTAGAGAAAATACGCGGGCCCATCAGAACACGGTCATGTCCGTGAGGTGAACCAGTAAGCTTAGGAATGGAACGATTGTAGAACAAACAGTCC
Coding sequences within it:
- the gltB gene encoding glutamate synthase large subunit, coding for MDSSKYPLVDVSAFHDACGTGFIAEVSGEPSRRVVTLAISALKRLAHRGATGADKRTGDGAGILTDIPQDFFSRIVTQDFGNSLAEDEALAVAMVFAARTEVVLVEKMFQSMTTQYKMRYISKREVPTNRDALGETAKSSCPAIFQFLFACPEDGARSVEAGLYLLRKAIEKELTRKRAQSFICSISSKTIVYKGLMTSSQIDHFYLDLIEPDYVAKVALFHERFSTNTISTWAMAQPFRFTAHNGEINTIKGNRLWMQAREGEMTSAYWGDDLETLKPIIAHEGSDSCSLDNTLEFLCYSGRTLFHNLMMLVPEPYLDSPNMSRALKDFYIYHENLVEPWDGPAALVFTDGDYVGAKLDRNGLRPLRYTLTKDGLVIMASEAGVVDVETDNLILHHHMTSGEIFAVALDGSGILEDEQIKREVSEAAPYSSLLENNFKVVRRKDDEEEFGEFALPQDGFDQRLRFALGWNREDLSRFLIPMAETGREPIGSMGDDTPPALLSKHDHRFYDYFKQSFAQVTNPPIDSIRERFVMSLFKYMGSEENLLAKRPRFNGAIRIKSPVLSPRETRILMENISWFPYTRMLCHLPLDGDFEDYLEKMKNTSEEAVLSGSKIIFLSDEHIRRDLLPIPMALMVSTIHHHLIDKKIRSKVSLVCLTGDVVEDHHVACLIGFGASAVYPYMAYELIREHFASADWPKMMSNYRYALEKGLLKIMSKMGISTISSYHGSMLFHGIGLSQRFLNSYFPSIGCDTGGIDLPQIKQRLVERNSFAFAGDDPRLEGKGFFRYRKGGEEHGFAPAHFKLIHKLAAGDRTNGTVAREPVYLRDLLEIRKGEAVPLAQVEEVSEICKRFGASAISFGAISDEAHRTLAKGMHLTGGRSNTGEGGEAPDRYAHGSPDRDANCYVKQVASGRFGVTIDYIRAGKELQIKMAQGSKPGEGGQLPGHKVTVQIAGARSSTPGVPLISPPPHHDIYSIEDIAQLIYDLKQANPQGKVSVKLVSQPGVGIVASGVVKAGADVVLISGGDGGTGASPLGSIKHTGLPWELGLAETHQTLMSNGLRYRTVLRVDGGLKRGRDVIMAALLGAGEFDFGTSALVAIGCVMARQCHLNTCPAGIATQDEKLRQKFKGKPEQLANYLTSVAEEVRNLLSGMGFYSLEDIVGRTDLLAQNSQFELYIAEKGIDLTAILNPDAPEGLPVDTGVKLKPAAVRQKPHIDEEVMEEIRPAIMTHGHVVVRRTIRNTDRAIGTRLSGELAFLYGGGHYHGNIQYQLRGAAGQGFGAFLTVGIELRLRGVANDYVGKGMSGGIISIRMPKKIRARKKSHTVIGNVVLYGATGGKLLVAGRGGERFAVRNSGAAAVVEGVGNHCCEYMTRGTVIVLGEFGRNFGAGMTGGVAFVYRASADTLENLNRDFVRTASLSQADEGLVRRLLRSHKFHTGSVTADLILNNWEDKRSHFMKIVPLALDIIDFEEVYDQHIAARMGVLLNE